In Cyanobium sp. Tous-M-B4, a single genomic region encodes these proteins:
- a CDS encoding UPF0182 family protein, producing MPRRPLSASLRAAVSVTLGLALLLGLGVLGARLWLEWSWFEQFDKGPVLLRRWLLQVGLMGLGLGLGLVLQGWLSRFWRSGSADPDERRFGLAPAGYAAALGLLALAQLVPLALLLRLAQRLVLTPFDPRRLHGLTLLNGLPFSLLLLLAGLLVALLVWPRRAPRLVAALASLATATVLGRAWGVWSLALLAPDSGVREPMLWADISFGMVRFPALALGLTLLLALGTCHLAAGLWGLLARPPQLSDGRFHGFTPAQLLQLRWPLGSLALLVAGSFWLGRHQLLLSTAGSVPGAGWLDVHLVLPLRTMAALVALLTAVALLLPLPRRGIRGPLLGAVSLALLLVPLLEVALTPVLQLLLVRPRELQLETTYLARSIRATRAAFQLDGISTRFVKPRRRLTRADVQASQATLRNIRLWDSQPLLSTNRQLQQLRVYYRFSAAAVDRYNLAPNQGLGRQLVIITARELDQASLPPAARTWLNTHLVFTHGYGFTVSPVNTSSPDGLPDYFISDLGASTRVQGNAQLGITTAQVRAGIPIGKPSLYFGALVSPYALAPTKVQEFDYPQGDENLYTHYGGSAGVPIGSAWGRLAAATYLREPKLLMQGAITPQTRLLLRREVRQRLSSMAPFVRFEGDPYLVSVQLDKPGPFARDQHQFWIVEGFTTSRSYPYSAAVPGDADIRYLRNSVKAVVDAYNGTAVLYVAEPDDPIIVGWQRLFPDLFQPLAAMPKPLQAHIRYPQRQFELQTSQLLRYHVTDPRIFYSGDDVWQVPKELYGRSQIPVKPYHISAQLTPELPPEFLLLQPLTPLARPNLAAWLAARSDAPNYGELVLLRFPTQTPIFGPEQVQALINQNPRISQQFGLWDRAGSEVIQGNLLVVPVGEALLYVEPVYLKARNGGLPTLTRVVVSDGTRVAMETTLDRAIASLLAPGPGPANRSGL from the coding sequence ATGCCAAGGCGCCCCTTGTCTGCCTCCCTGCGTGCGGCGGTCAGCGTGACCCTGGGCCTGGCTCTTCTATTGGGACTCGGCGTGCTGGGGGCCCGTCTCTGGCTGGAGTGGAGCTGGTTTGAGCAATTTGACAAAGGCCCGGTACTGCTGCGCCGCTGGCTGCTGCAGGTTGGCTTGATGGGCCTGGGCTTGGGGCTGGGCCTGGTGCTGCAGGGCTGGCTGAGCCGGTTTTGGCGCTCAGGCTCGGCAGACCCCGACGAGCGGCGCTTTGGCCTGGCCCCAGCTGGCTATGCCGCCGCCCTGGGGCTGCTCGCCCTGGCCCAGCTGGTGCCGCTGGCCCTGCTATTGCGCCTGGCCCAGCGCCTGGTGCTGACCCCCTTCGATCCCCGGCGGCTGCATGGTTTGACCCTGCTCAATGGCCTGCCGTTTTCCCTGCTTTTGCTGCTGGCCGGGCTGCTGGTAGCCCTGTTGGTCTGGCCGCGGCGGGCGCCCCGGCTGGTGGCGGCGCTGGCCTCTTTGGCCACGGCCACGGTGCTGGGCCGAGCTTGGGGGGTGTGGTCGCTGGCCTTGCTGGCTCCTGACAGTGGGGTGCGGGAGCCGATGCTCTGGGCCGATATCAGCTTCGGCATGGTGCGTTTCCCTGCCCTGGCCCTAGGGCTAACCCTGCTGCTTGCCCTTGGCACCTGCCACCTGGCGGCGGGGCTTTGGGGCCTGCTGGCCCGCCCCCCCCAGCTAAGCGATGGCCGTTTCCACGGTTTCACCCCAGCCCAGCTGCTGCAGCTGCGCTGGCCGCTGGGCTCGCTGGCCCTGCTGGTAGCTGGCAGTTTTTGGCTTGGCCGCCACCAACTGCTGCTCAGCACCGCCGGCAGCGTGCCCGGTGCCGGCTGGCTCGATGTCCATCTGGTGTTGCCCCTGCGCACCATGGCGGCATTGGTGGCCCTGCTCACGGCTGTCGCCCTGCTGCTGCCCCTGCCGCGCCGGGGCATTCGGGGACCTTTGCTTGGGGCTGTTTCCTTGGCCCTGCTGCTAGTGCCCTTGCTTGAGGTCGCTCTCACCCCGGTGCTGCAGCTGCTGCTGGTTAGGCCGCGGGAGTTGCAGCTGGAAACCACCTATCTGGCGCGCTCAATCCGGGCTACCCGGGCAGCCTTCCAACTTGATGGCATCAGCACTCGTTTCGTAAAGCCACGCCGGCGTCTCACCCGCGCTGATGTGCAGGCAAGCCAGGCCACCCTGCGCAACATTCGCCTTTGGGATAGTCAGCCCCTGCTCTCTACCAACCGCCAGCTGCAGCAGCTGCGGGTGTATTACCGCTTCTCTGCCGCTGCGGTGGACCGCTACAACCTGGCGCCAAACCAGGGATTGGGCCGCCAGCTGGTGATCATCACGGCGCGGGAGCTAGATCAGGCCTCCCTGCCTCCGGCAGCTCGCACCTGGCTTAACACCCATTTGGTGTTTACCCATGGCTACGGCTTCACGGTTTCGCCGGTGAACACCAGCAGTCCCGATGGCCTGCCCGATTACTTCATTAGCGACCTAGGTGCATCAACCAGGGTTCAGGGCAATGCCCAGCTGGGCATCACCACCGCCCAGGTGCGCGCCGGCATCCCCATCGGCAAGCCCAGCCTCTACTTCGGGGCACTGGTGTCGCCCTATGCCCTTGCTCCCACCAAGGTGCAGGAGTTTGACTACCCCCAGGGTGACGAAAATCTTTACACCCACTACGGCGGCTCAGCTGGTGTGCCGATCGGCTCTGCTTGGGGCCGGCTGGCCGCGGCCACATATCTGCGAGAGCCGAAGTTGCTTATGCAGGGGGCGATTACCCCCCAGACCCGACTGCTACTGCGCAGGGAAGTTCGCCAGCGCCTGAGCAGCATGGCCCCGTTTGTGCGCTTCGAAGGCGATCCCTATTTGGTGTCGGTGCAACTCGATAAGCCCGGTCCCTTCGCCCGCGATCAACACCAGTTTTGGATTGTGGAGGGCTTTACCACCAGCCGCAGCTATCCATACAGCGCTGCCGTGCCTGGCGACGCTGATATCCGCTATCTACGCAATTCGGTGAAGGCGGTAGTAGACGCTTACAACGGCACGGCCGTGCTCTATGTGGCCGAACCGGATGATCCAATCATCGTCGGTTGGCAGCGCTTGTTTCCGGATCTTTTTCAGCCGCTAGCGGCGATGCCTAAACCCCTGCAGGCCCATATTCGCTATCCCCAGCGCCAGTTCGAGCTGCAGACCTCCCAGCTACTGCGGTATCACGTCACCGATCCGCGCATTTTCTACAGCGGTGATGACGTGTGGCAGGTGCCCAAGGAGCTCTACGGGCGCAGCCAGATTCCGGTGAAGCCTTATCACATCAGCGCCCAGCTCACCCCAGAGTTGCCGCCTGAATTCCTGCTGCTGCAGCCGCTCACTCCCTTGGCCCGCCCCAACCTGGCCGCCTGGTTGGCGGCCCGCAGCGACGCCCCCAACTACGGCGAATTGGTGTTGCTGCGCTTCCCAACCCAAACGCCAATCTTCGGTCCGGAGCAGGTTCAGGCCCTGATTAACCAGAACCCGCGCATCAGCCAGCAGTTTGGTCTCTGGGATCGGGCCGGATCGGAGGTGATTCAGGGCAATCTCTTGGTGGTACCTGTGGGCGAGGCGCTGCTTTATGTGGAGCCCGTTTATCTCAAGGCCCGCAACGGTGGGCTGCCTACCCTCACTCGCGTGGTGGTAAGCGATGGCACCAGGGTGGCGATGGAAACCACCCTGGACCGGGCGATTGCCTCCCTGTTGGCGCCAGGCCCAGGCCCAGCCAATCGATCGGGCTTATGA
- the thrC gene encoding threonine synthase — MTATLSRSTFTGLRCKECGHPYEASARHVCEDVCFGPLEVVYDYEAIKNRVSRATIEAGPASIWRYREFLPIEGDPIDVGTGFTPLLKAGNLAKRLGLKSLYIKNDGVNMPTLSFKDRVVSVALTRARELGFTTVSCASTGNLANSTAAIAAHAGLDCCVFIPSDLELGKVLGTLIYNPTLMAVHGNYDQVNRLCSEVANTFGWGFVNINLRPYYSEGSKTLGYEVIEQLGWQLPDHIVAPLASGSLFTKIRKGFDEFIKVGLVDEKHVRFSGAQAEGCSPIAQAFAEGRDFITPVKPNTIAKSIAIGNPADGPYAIDIANKTNGSIAAVSDPEIIEGIKLLAETEGVFTETAGGTTIAVLKKLVEQGKINPDETTVAYITGNGLKTTEAIASSIGEPYLIEAQLDSFKAAWAKAQASQQH; from the coding sequence GTGACTGCCACCCTCTCCCGCTCCACCTTCACCGGATTGCGCTGCAAGGAATGCGGCCATCCCTACGAAGCGAGCGCTCGCCACGTCTGTGAAGACGTCTGCTTCGGACCGCTCGAAGTTGTCTACGACTACGAGGCGATCAAAAATCGGGTGAGCCGGGCCACGATTGAGGCGGGCCCCGCTTCCATCTGGCGCTACCGCGAATTCCTGCCGATTGAAGGCGATCCCATCGATGTAGGCACGGGCTTTACGCCGTTGCTCAAGGCCGGCAACCTGGCCAAGCGGCTCGGCCTCAAGAGCCTCTACATCAAGAATGACGGCGTCAACATGCCGACGCTTTCGTTTAAGGACCGGGTGGTGAGTGTGGCCCTCACCCGCGCCCGGGAGCTGGGCTTCACCACGGTGAGCTGCGCCTCCACCGGCAACCTGGCCAACTCCACCGCCGCCATCGCCGCCCACGCCGGCCTCGACTGCTGCGTGTTCATCCCCAGCGATCTGGAATTGGGCAAGGTGCTGGGCACCTTGATCTACAACCCCACCTTGATGGCGGTGCATGGCAACTACGACCAGGTGAATCGCCTCTGCTCCGAGGTGGCAAACACCTTCGGCTGGGGCTTCGTCAACATCAACCTGCGCCCCTATTACTCCGAGGGCTCAAAAACCCTGGGCTACGAGGTGATCGAGCAACTGGGCTGGCAACTGCCAGACCACATCGTGGCGCCCCTGGCCTCTGGCTCCCTGTTCACCAAGATTCGCAAGGGTTTTGACGAATTCATCAAGGTGGGGCTGGTAGACGAAAAGCACGTCCGCTTCAGCGGCGCCCAAGCTGAGGGCTGCTCCCCGATCGCCCAGGCCTTCGCGGAAGGTCGGGACTTCATCACTCCGGTGAAGCCCAACACGATCGCCAAGTCGATTGCCATCGGCAACCCGGCAGACGGTCCCTACGCCATCGACATCGCCAACAAAACCAATGGCAGCATTGCGGCAGTCAGCGACCCCGAGATCATCGAGGGCATCAAGCTGCTGGCTGAGACCGAGGGCGTTTTCACCGAAACCGCAGGCGGTACCACCATCGCCGTGCTGAAGAAGCTGGTGGAGCAGGGCAAGATCAATCCTGACGAAACCACCGTGGCCTACATCACCGGCAACGGTCTCAAGACGACTGAGGCGATCGCCTCCTCCATCGGCGAGCCCTACCTGATTGAGGCCCAGCTCGACAGCTTCAAAGCGGCCTGGGCAAAAGCGCAAGCCTCCCAGCAGCACTGA
- a CDS encoding MoaD/ThiS family protein, which translates to MAVQVLIPTPLQKFTNDEASVDLDASNVDGLIDALEGRYPGIKGRLCDEAGKLRRFLNVYVNSEDIRFLDNQSTSLSDGDEVSIVPAVAGG; encoded by the coding sequence ATGGCAGTTCAGGTTCTCATCCCCACCCCCTTGCAAAAGTTCACCAACGACGAGGCCAGCGTTGATCTCGATGCCTCCAATGTGGATGGCCTGATCGATGCCCTCGAGGGCCGCTACCCGGGGATCAAGGGTCGGTTGTGCGATGAGGCAGGCAAATTGCGCCGCTTCCTCAACGTCTACGTAAACAGTGAGGACATCCGCTTCCTCGACAACCAAAGCACCAGCCTCAGCGACGGTGACGAGGTTTCGATTGTTCCCGCCGTGGCCGGCGGCTGA
- a CDS encoding cupin: MTQAPIQSIPTTGCAQWQAKAQLFDYRQAANPVRAGLTEPIPLRQWDPALHQSGPTAVLPLDLSSELGCSSPATSPGLAANFLRIEAGEGLKAAANATSLLFYVLQGSGSLERAGAPQLGWSAGDLFVLPAGEPPLLTAEATSVLYWVHDGPLLSHLGVEASTARFEPTHYPAALLQRELDQLLADPSAARSNRLSLLLANSDLPQSRTVTHTLWAMLGVVPAGAIQPPHRHQSVALDLIIDCDPGCYTLVGTELDASGAIANPRRIDWQSGGAFITPPGYWHAHVNSSERISRLLPIQDAGLHTYLRSLDIRFSGGLQGNS; the protein is encoded by the coding sequence ATGACCCAGGCCCCGATCCAATCGATCCCCACTACCGGCTGCGCCCAGTGGCAAGCCAAGGCCCAGCTGTTCGACTACCGCCAGGCTGCCAATCCGGTGCGAGCTGGGCTAACCGAACCGATACCTCTGCGCCAATGGGACCCAGCCCTGCACCAGTCAGGGCCCACGGCGGTGCTGCCTCTCGATCTCAGCAGCGAGCTCGGCTGTAGCTCCCCAGCCACCAGCCCCGGCCTAGCGGCCAACTTTTTGCGGATCGAAGCTGGTGAAGGCCTCAAGGCAGCGGCAAACGCCACCAGCTTGCTTTTTTATGTGTTGCAAGGATCGGGCAGCCTCGAGCGTGCTGGCGCGCCGCAGCTTGGCTGGAGCGCTGGAGATCTATTTGTATTGCCAGCTGGCGAGCCCCCCCTGCTAACTGCAGAGGCCACCAGCGTTCTCTACTGGGTGCACGACGGCCCCCTGCTCAGCCACCTCGGCGTCGAGGCCAGCACCGCCCGCTTCGAGCCAACCCACTACCCCGCCGCCCTGCTGCAGCGCGAACTAGACCAGCTACTCGCCGATCCCAGCGCCGCTCGTAGCAACCGGCTGAGCCTGCTGCTGGCTAACAGCGATCTACCCCAAAGCCGCACCGTGACCCACACCCTTTGGGCCATGCTCGGAGTGGTTCCTGCAGGCGCCATCCAGCCACCGCACCGGCACCAGTCGGTGGCCCTTGATCTAATCATCGATTGCGACCCGGGCTGTTACACCCTGGTGGGCACTGAGCTCGATGCCAGCGGCGCCATCGCCAACCCCCGCCGCATCGACTGGCAGTCCGGTGGGGCCTTCATTACACCGCCGGGCTACTGGCACGCCCATGTCAACAGCAGCGAGCGGATTTCCCGGTTGCTGCCGATTCAAGATGCCGGCCTACACACCTACTTGCGCAGCCTCGACATCCGCTTTTCCGGAGGCCTTCAGGGCAACAGCTGA